CATATGCTATATTCTCGACGGTACCTGTTGCGACAACTTAATCATAATGCATTTATTGTACCTGCTGTCGTATTCAAATGATGGTTTATCTCAGAGAAGCCGGATAACGACTCAAGACAGGATGCGACACCATTGAGTCGCTGCTGCTGTAAGGACGTGAACGCACTGCACCCAACAGTTTTTCAGAATAAAAGTCTTTTTCACAATCAAAGTTCAAAATCAAAGAAATATggcataaaaatgtaattctaaTGTATAACTGAAATAATGTAAttctaaataaatgtatatatttattacattttcatttaataacTATACTGTCAATTAAccttttatcttttttgaccCATTTTCATTATAAAACACGTTTTGGTATCAAGATATtccaaatatttttgtaaaaacaattttggttttattaGTATACAGCTTTAAACTATTTATCAAAATTGACCACAATTTTTAGGGTAATAGgatgattaaattaaaaaaaaaaaaaaatacatgagtATAATTTACTGAATTGTTAAGATTTTAGtgtattgttaaatattacaacatttcataatatattacataaattaaagaaaaatatttaatttatgtaatatattatgAATTTTATTATCACTCCAGAGATGGTTGGAACATTATTCAGCATCTGACATTGCATCTGAAATGACAGTAtgaacaatgttattttttagtATGATGCCATGCAAAAGAAAGGACATGACATTttaaggtgctaaagaggatcttttcgtcgactgagaaaccaaagacttactgagttttttaaatgagcgcatgcgtaagaacagacCCCCCTCCTTCatagctcatttcgagggaacacctcccaaaactcgtgcacgagtattggaacacgagtgtttaccaccggcattcgctgtgtcgtgttagtggattcattatgtcggactcaccgcaggtaactcataatccgcagttgttactcctgtttcctgacaaaaacattgcatgcaatgcctgtggagtgtggaaagttactggagcgcgcatcCGCGCACGTCTCGAACAAGATACGTCACGGCAGTgactgacaagccagagggccaatccacacatatctctcacaaggaacgtaatggcagtgactgacaagccagagggcagatgatcgcgtaaacaattggctgatgtatttaaggccctacctcgtgcacagatgatgtatattaatgttattcctttcagtgcacctaataaatagtcttttatcagttagtaaagacagtttcaagtaatattgcaaaaatgtattaaacaaaacatcctctttagcacctttaacctaatggaaaacattttttacaaattattttatgtaatataatatacacactcATTCATGTATTGTGGTAGCCATGTGGGTTCTGAACAGAAATCATTTGATTCACTCTGTCTGAAGTAACAGTCTTTTGTCTTAAAACAACAGCATCTTTAAGAAATGTACAATGTGCTCAAAATGTACAAagaacaaaactccaaaaatattcacaACACATTTTAATACTGTGGTCTGTATAAGAAAACAACACATGAAATGCTCTTCCATTACAAACCACATCCTCTCATATCAACACTGGCATATTTATTAACAGGCAGTTTCTGCAGCATTTGGTCCACTAAAAGAAACCATAGCCAATTAGATCTAAAAAGGGGACTATAATAGAAACATTAAGTAGTGTGACTGAAATGCACAGAACTATTTTACAATAGCTTTTAGATAtaagaagaaaaacaacaaacataaatataatgGAAACTGTTGGCaaaacctcaaaaaaaaaaaaaaaaaaaaaaaaaatcaaagaaatGGAATTTATAAACCGGGGAAATTTTAACAACCAATCcaatgctcacacacactcagccTACACAAAAATGCAATGAGCAAATGTGCACATACCCAGggtaaaaaaatcttttttgtatTTACACCATATTAACTGTTGCCATGATATAACAttgcacatacacacataccGAGACAAGTTTAGTCCAGGATGTATCAAATGTTGAACAGGTTTGGACATGTTTTTTCTATTATGCATTATTGAATGGAATTACATCTAAAGATTGATACTGGCTTGggaggtttaaaaaaaaaaaaaaaaaaaaaaaaaaggaaagagtgGAAGTTAAGGATGGTTACATTCCCATGCTTAATACTGAGATATCAAGCTGCCATATTTtccaaaagagaaaaaaaaaaagaagaaaaaaaaaaaaaacaattcagtcTGCAACACTGTGCAAAGCGAGCCACTACAGGTCAGGATCAGACACACAGTGGGAGCACATCCTTGATGTAGAACATTAAAGTTGTGCgtttaagaaaacaaaaatcataTAAAAGAACTTAACCTTATAAATTCATTCAGTCTGATGTGAGGGCCGTACTAAAAGAGTAGAGCACCCATGCTGCCCACTTCACTCTGTTCTTTCACAAAGATCTCAAAGTATTGGTAGATGATGGTGACTGCCAACAAAATTCCAGTTCCTGAGCCAATGGCTCCCAGGAAGTCGGCCATGACTGACAGACCACCTATACACAGGCCTCCAAAAGCTGCAGCTGTGGGGATGTACCTAAACGAggatttaaaaaacgttttagTTATTCCATATTTGACTCATTGAGTCTAATTAAGTTTGAGTGCTCTGCATGTTTTACCTGTTGAGTTCATGGACCATAGAAGTTTCTCTGTGTCCCCTCATAACCATCTGCTGTTCTTTCAGTTGTTTGGCGACCTAAGTAATGCAAAATGAACATATAAAACCCACTTAAGTCAACTGCACAGTGCAGCTCTGTGTGATCGGTACGAAGGAATAGTCTAACGCTCTTACATCTTTGGCAGAGGATCCAGACACCTCAATCCAGGTCTTAGAGAAGAAGGCACAGGATCCCAGCATGAAGATGATGTAAATGACAGCATGGACTGGATCCTCCAGAACTGTGCCAAAAGACTCTGGGGGAGAAAGGTAGTAGCACAAACCACCTACTGGGTAAGCACGAGCTGGACCTCCACTTGAGCTATCCTGttaacagaaacacacacaattTATAGGTGaaccaaatattttttaaataatttgttacaCAACCCAAAGAGTCGGAAAAGCAAGCTAAAATGAGTAGCATTCATCTGGTCATGCGATTTCAAAATGGAAGCCTCCATGAGGGCGGACCACACAAATGTAGATTAAATAGGTTTCTAGGCCATTGAGGTTCAGGTTGtgtgaatgtacataatttaAAACCGTGGTTCCCAACCAGGGGACAAGGGCCCGCTAGAGGGGCAAACATAAAAGTGGCCACAGAATGACTtaagtatttaaaattattacattcaaTTATCATTACTAACTctaaatctaatttaaaatgctaaattaaaAACACAACATTAGAATGTATACTGAAATCAACAAATCATTtaagcaaaacaaacacaaatattgTAAAGTAACAAATAAGTCACTTACCGACCAAGTCCCCAGCAGATTGACCAAGAAGTTCCCGCTAAAGCGAGTGGAGAGCATTTGAGAGATAACGTAAAGGTTGGACACCAGTGCAGACTGCAGGATGATGGGAATGTTGGAGGTGTAAAACAGTTTGATGGGATATGTGTTGTACTGGCCACGGTAACGTGCCGATTTGATAGGGAGGTCGACTCTGAAGCCctgtggaacaaaaaaaaaaaaaaatgtatatcctTAGCATCTAATACGTATTGTCAGCTAATTCGTGTTAGGGATTTGAGCAAGCAATGACAACAGTGACACCTTAGCAAGCACCTGTTAATCAATAATCCACTAACCTGGAAGTATATGACCACGGCAAAGACGAAGACTGTAGAGATGAGGTTCATGAGGTTGGGCAGGTTCTGTCTGTAGAAGGCCTCTCTCAGAGCTCGTACTTTATCAGTACGAGTGGCCAACAGGTGGAACAGAGCAATAATGGCTCCCTCAAACTCAGTACCTGAATGTACAAAAACAGAATTCAGTCAACATCACTTATGACACCAAAAGATGATACTTCATCCTGAACACAAACCTCTTCCTGTGTTGACTGTGGTTGGGCTGAACGCTTTCCACACGATTGTCTCACAGATGTTGGTGGCAATGAAGAGAGATATACCAGAGCCCAAACCGTAACCCTTTTGCAGCAACTCATCCAGAAGCAACACAATCAGACCGGCCACGAACAACTACAGAGAACAGATAATCAACATTAAGTGATCAACCATAACATAATTAAACTCTTTACAGAGCATGAAGACCACTAAGGAAGGTGTTTCCAACAAAAGAATAATGCTCTTCACAAGATAAGACTGACAAGATACAGGATGTCGATCAATCACTTTCTTTACTTTGGCGCTCATTTGCATAGATAGGGTTAGATGAGAATGCAACAGATTAGATTATTTAAACAATGCCTACAAAGGTAATTGCATTAGCCTGAGCAAAGTCTTGTGATTTTACATACAATTTAACAACCAACGCCAATATCTTATAACTTAAACAGAGAtagaggaaaaaagaaattcCACAATAAAGCAAATATAGAACCAATGTTTGACAAAGGACATTATCAAAGATAGTATCTAGAATGAAGAGTACTataattaaaatgcacacaataCACATTATGAATGactgaaaacagaaaatgtgcATTATCCATTCACAGTCATGTCAGGTGATTCAGTCAGAACCAACTGCTTCTGTAAAAAAGGTTACCAGCTGAAGAATATACTTAATATATCAGTTTATCACTTCTAAAATGTCTAATTATTTCAAGCAGAAGTAGATATAAGAGTGAATAGAGAGAATGTGAATTAACCTGGATGATGATGAGGAGGCAGATTCCAGCACCCATCTCTGAAGGGTCTCCATACATGCCCGTCATAACATACACAATCGCCTGGCCGATGGTGATGATCATGCCAAAGACTGGTGGAAAGATTTCACAGTTAGAGGTCTTACAGAAAACAAATGCAATGCGTTTTCCACAAGCATTATTGCACTGGGAGCTGCATTAGACCTTTCCATTAGTTTCAACCAGTGAAGTTACTTAATTAGCTAAGAATATCAAAGACCATAGGAAAGATGTGCAACTGGTAAGGGATAATGCATTATCATAATCTTGCATTGTTGCGAGATGACAGTGCCTGAAGGGGTGTATTTTATGATCAAACCTGGCTGACTGTAAGTGATCAAATTAGCAAAAATCAATCAAATTAGTGTACGTTTGGCTcgtcattaaaataaatataataataataataataataatagaattaAATTCAGAATTCCACAATTACCAATCCAAAATTACAGAGACCCATGTAAAAAGCCATAATATTATCCTCCATGGACAAGAATCAtgtcataatatatatatctatttattatatattatatatagatatagagtAAAAGAACGGGTTGCCTTACGCTTCTGAGCTCCATTGAAGAGCGCTCGGTCTTTAGGTGTGTCTCCAACCTCAATGATTTTAGCTCCAGCCAGCAGCTGCATGATTAGACCAGACGTCACAATGGGAGAGATACCCAACTCCATCAGAGTTCCTGTAACACACATTATTAAGCTTCAATTAAACTTTTACTGAACTAAATCTAATGGTTGGCCAATTTGGGATTTTGCAAATGCAGGTGaccaatacaaaaataaaatgatgtatAACATATTAGATAATGTTTACTCCAAATTCACTCAATATAATAATTTGGGATAATTTTGTATAATTCATTGACAACTAAACAATCATTGTTATTGGCAAATGTTGATGAACTTTAAATAAGCATGGATGGATTaaagtttaattatataattatgagCAAATTAATCAGCCAATGAtatttgattatattatatcattCGTCTGACTGATTCAATCACGGTCTGACACTGTGGATTCAGCTATACACACCTCTGTTGGATGCCAAGATCACTCTCATCCAGTAAAAGGGATCTGCTGAGTCTGAAGACATGATTCCAAAGAGGGGAATCTGGAGGACAAGGATCATACAAGATCATTTAACCATAAAAACATCCAAAGATGGTAATGTTTGGTTTTAGAGGTTtataaatgcataataatgATTTGTTGATCATCAACAGTTTACAGCACTAACAGCTTAGGAGTTCACAGAGTAAACATACCTGGCAACAGACCAGAAAGATAAACAGGGTGATTGCAGTCCATAACACTTTTTCTCTGAACTGAATCTGTGGTGAAGAGATTCAAAGAGTTAGTATCACTGAAGTGCcacaataattattaaaaagcaAAAGGTTGATAAAACTGCATACCCTTCTTTCTGGTTTCTGGATCTCAGGTAAAACAGCACAGAAAGGCTTTATCACCTCCAGGAATttaactgaaaaagaaaagaaaaaaacacttatGTTTTTATGACACACAGATATTATGACCGAACATGAGAAAACAAGTCCATGACACTATCCCAAGAGCTCTTGGTGAAATTCAGGCTACGTGGCTTTAGAGTTTCTGGAGTTCAAACAAGTTGCTTGAATCTGTATTTCTTGCAACGTCATCATTCAGcccaagaaaaagaaaaatcccGATCCAAATAACAGTAATCAAAACGTCTGTCCACCAAATGTATgcataaaactaaaacaaatcaCGCTACGATACAAATTAGCGATTATTATCATCGTTAGCAGACTTTTAAATGGAGTTAGCGTTATATTTTTACACATCATGCTGCTAACGAAATTGTTACGTGTAATACATTACAGGTTTACATTACAATCAACTTCTAAGCAATGAAATAAACAGCAAACGTATTTGTGACCAGGCTAGCTTACTGACCGAGTAACGTTACTAGCTGGCCGTGGTCGCTTTTTAAAACCAGTGCAATTTTCAAATTTAACCactaaagtaacattttaaacgaCAAAATAAAGTTACAAGTGCGTGTTTTCGTGGACTCGGTAATAAAACAACGAACAAAATTAGATTCTGAGCAAAATACAGTTGCTAATGTATAATGGATAAATAAACTAAGACTAACCAGCCATTTTTAAAATACCAGTTGTTTGTAACTACAGAATACATGTTAATACTTGTTAATAGACTCGAAGTAAAGTAAAAAGGATGAGGACTCACTGGCCATGGTCTCCCTCTGATGATGGTCCCAGACTAGCGGTTAGCAAACAGCAGTCAGTCAGCGGATCTGTGAAGAGTGTGCTCAGGACACGTCATCACCCACAGCACATATACACGTCAGTGCCTGAGCCACAGAAATAGAGGGTTGAAAGGAACATGAATAAATGGAACGGGCGGGATTAGTGGCCCGGAAGTCGTCTCTGATGCTGTCGTAATTCCGTAAATAAATACGTTCTTCCGGTATTAAATTGTTCTGGTGTGCAGGGGACTAATGCAATAGTTTTGGAGCAATATCCTCTGAAGTCTGCATGTTGTTCAGATCTCAGGAAAGAATTAACAGACAAAAATGGTCTCCATCTACTATAATTAACTCTTACATAGGTGATATTtgtttttctcttaatttagtTATTTCAAAGAAATGTTTGCCTTATATTTACTCTTATTGGATTGACAGACAATATTGCTTGGAATAAGGTCTGGCTTATACCTAATCAATATTTAATTACAAACAAAGTCAAAGAGGAATCATTCAAAATTATACATAGGATTTACCCAGTGAAGCACTACcttgtaaaattttaaaatgatatttaCGTTAAATGCACTTTCTGTGACAATTGCCCTGAATCTGTTTTGGCACTGCCCATTGGTAAGACCATTTTGGCAAAATATTTGTGATTTTATAGCAAAAATATTGATGACCAATCTGTGCTATTATGGAAGGATGTAGTATTGAGGATTGTAGAAACATGCGCAAccagatttatataaaaaaaaacgttataCTTTTAAAGCCAAAGTTTCATATTCGGAAATGCAAGTTTTTATAAGTTTTATATCTTTTAAGAGATAATTTGAAAATTATATTGACTCTATACGATAttctttgaaataaaaagcagttaaaactttaaaaatttgTAAACTTTTCGATATTTTTTTCTAGGTTTTATTTAAGCCCCCTCTAGTGTACTTTTGTTTGTTACATATTTGATGTTATATATTGTACTTTGATGCCTCTGTAACagttttcaaataataatataaaaaaaaaatggttctggTGTGATTTTGAGGTCTTTTTTAAGAAGATCTCTGGAACTGACTTTAATCTGGAggacaaaaatatttatttttttgataagCCCTTAGAAAAGATAATTTTTGTtcttaatttgtttattattttagggAAATATCATATTCATAAATGTCAATGGGCAAAAAATACACCTAGTTTAATACAGTTTAAATTTGAGCTTTGTCATTATCTTAAACCATTGGAGGGTGTAAGGAACACCAAAGCAAAAAAGACTAGACTGTTGTAAGGCTTTGAAATTCTATCCTTTTTAAGAATCtctgtatttattttgttattagaGATATGCATTTGATTTCAATACCCCTGTGTATATTGTTATTTA
Above is a genomic segment from Chanodichthys erythropterus isolate Z2021 chromosome 21, ASM2448905v1, whole genome shotgun sequence containing:
- the sec61a1b gene encoding protein transport protein Sec61 subunit alpha-like 2, giving the protein MAIKFLEVIKPFCAVLPEIQKPERRIQFREKVLWTAITLFIFLVCCQIPLFGIMSSDSADPFYWMRVILASNRGTLMELGISPIVTSGLIMQLLAGAKIIEVGDTPKDRALFNGAQKLFGMIITIGQAIVYVMTGMYGDPSEMGAGICLLIIIQLFVAGLIVLLLDELLQKGYGLGSGISLFIATNICETIVWKAFSPTTVNTGRGTEFEGAIIALFHLLATRTDKVRALREAFYRQNLPNLMNLISTVFVFAVVIYFQGFRVDLPIKSARYRGQYNTYPIKLFYTSNIPIILQSALVSNLYVISQMLSTRFSGNFLVNLLGTWSDSSSGGPARAYPVGGLCYYLSPPESFGTVLEDPVHAVIYIIFMLGSCAFFSKTWIEVSGSSAKDVAKQLKEQQMVMRGHRETSMVHELNRYIPTAAAFGGLCIGGLSVMADFLGAIGSGTGILLAVTIIYQYFEIFVKEQSEVGSMGALLF